The following are from one region of the Nerophis ophidion isolate RoL-2023_Sa linkage group LG20, RoL_Noph_v1.0, whole genome shotgun sequence genome:
- the pla2g12a gene encoding group XIIA secretory phospholipase A2 isoform X2 — translation MLTTNCCHVVFLLLVLSRGPASMSACGQKAETPDWRMTLKTIRNGIHKIDTYLNAALDLFGGDDGLCHYRCSDGYKAAPRPGYKPPPPNGCGTPLFGFQFDVGIPSMTKCCNQHDRCYDTCGRDKHDCDEQFQECLETICRNVQRTLGLAQSVQACESAVTLLFDAVMHLGCKPYLDSQRDSCICQYEGY, via the exons ATGCTGACAACCAACTGCTGCCATGTGGTGTTCCTCCTGCTCGTGTTGTCTCGCGGCCCGGCGTCCATGTCAGCCTGCGGACAAAAAGCCGAGACTCCCGACTGGCGAATGACTCTTAAAACTATTCGTAATGGCATCCACAAAATCGACACCTATCTGAACGCGGCGCTCGACTTATTTGGCGGCGACGACGGCTTGTGTCACTACCGCTGTAGCGACG GTTACAAGGCGGCGCCTCGGCCCGGGTACAAGCCGCCGCCACCCAACGGGTGTGGAACGCCTCTCTTTGGATTCCAG TTCGACGTGGGCATCCCCTCCATGACCAAATGCTGCAACCAGCACGACCGCTGCTACGACACCTGCGGCCGAGACAAGCACGACTGTGACGAGCAGTTCCAGGAGTGCCTGGAGACCATTTGCAGGAACGTGCAGAGGACTCTGGGGTTGGCCCAAAGTGTCCAAG CGTGCGAGTCGGCTGTAACGCTGCTGTTTGACGCCGTGATGCATTTGGGATGCAAACCTTACCTGGACAGCCAGCGGGACTCTTGCATATGTCAGTAcgag gGATACTAG
- the pla2g12a gene encoding group XIIA secretory phospholipase A2 isoform X1 encodes MLTTNCCHVVFLLLVLSRGPASMSACGQKAETPDWRMTLKTIRNGIHKIDTYLNAALDLFGGDDGLCHYRCSDGYKAAPRPGYKPPPPNGCGTPLFGFQFDVGIPSMTKCCNQHDRCYDTCGRDKHDCDEQFQECLETICRNVQRTLGLAQSVQACESAVTLLFDAVMHLGCKPYLDSQRDSCICQYEVKKEL; translated from the exons ATGCTGACAACCAACTGCTGCCATGTGGTGTTCCTCCTGCTCGTGTTGTCTCGCGGCCCGGCGTCCATGTCAGCCTGCGGACAAAAAGCCGAGACTCCCGACTGGCGAATGACTCTTAAAACTATTCGTAATGGCATCCACAAAATCGACACCTATCTGAACGCGGCGCTCGACTTATTTGGCGGCGACGACGGCTTGTGTCACTACCGCTGTAGCGACG GTTACAAGGCGGCGCCTCGGCCCGGGTACAAGCCGCCGCCACCCAACGGGTGTGGAACGCCTCTCTTTGGATTCCAG TTCGACGTGGGCATCCCCTCCATGACCAAATGCTGCAACCAGCACGACCGCTGCTACGACACCTGCGGCCGAGACAAGCACGACTGTGACGAGCAGTTCCAGGAGTGCCTGGAGACCATTTGCAGGAACGTGCAGAGGACTCTGGGGTTGGCCCAAAGTGTCCAAG CGTGCGAGTCGGCTGTAACGCTGCTGTTTGACGCCGTGATGCATTTGGGATGCAAACCTTACCTGGACAGCCAGCGGGACTCTTGCATATGTCAGTAcgaggtgaagaaggagctgtga
- the dnajb14 gene encoding dnaJ homolog subfamily B member 14 — protein sequence MEGNRDEADKCVNIAAKAIDAGDKEKALKFLRKAEKLFPTHRAKALLAALTKNGSSAANGAHRRRAADNAANGSAQAGKDRTHESGGGEPPKGFTQDQVEGVQRIKRCKDYYEVLGVSKEASDEELKKAYRKLALKFHPDKNQAPGATEAFKKIGNAYAVLSNPAKRRQYDVTGGEEPSGAGHTPGNGFDFHRGFEADITPEDLFNMFFGGGFPSSSAHTFTTGRTSYSHHADQRQERTEERGDGGFSMFIQLMPILVLILVSILSQMMVSPLPYSLYSRPSTGQTIKRQTENLHVYYYVNKDFKSEYKGSALQQIEKNLEEDYVSNVRSNCWKERQTKTDLLYAAKVYRDERMRKKAELMTMDNCKELDRLNSLFRGG from the exons ATGGAAGGAAACAGGGACGAGGCTGACAAATGTGTCAACATCGCCGCCAAAGCCATAGATGCTGGGGACAAGGAGAAGGCGCTCAAGTTCCTCCGTAAAGCGGAGAAGCTCTTCCCGACACACCGCGCTAAAG CCTTGTTGGCAGCTTTAACCAAGAACGGGAGCTCGGCGGCAAACGGAGCGCATCGCAGACGGGCCGCAGACAATGCGGCGAACGGAAGCGCACAAGCGGGTAAGGACCGCACGCACGAGTCTGGCGGAGGAGAGCCACCGAAGGGGTTTACGCAAGATCAGGTGGAAGGCGTTCAAAG AATAAAGCGCTGCAAAGACTACTATGAAGTGCTCGGTGTCAGCAAAGAGGCCAGTGATGAGGAGCTCAAGAAGGCCTACAGAAAACTGGCCCTCAAGTTCCACCCAGACAAGAACCAAGCTCCTGGAGCGACGGAGGCCTTTAAAA AGATTGGTAACGCATACGCCGTGCTGAGCAACCCGGCCAAACGGCGGCAGTATGACGTCACTGGAGGGGAGGAGCCAAGCGGGGCAGGCCACACTCCCGGCAACGGTTTTGACTTCCACAGAGGCTTCGAGGCTGACATCACACCTGAGGACCTCTTCAACATGTTCTTTGGAGGAGGATTCCCTTCAT CGAGCGCGCACACCTTCACCACCGGCAGGACCAGCTACAGCCATCACGCGGACCAGCGACAAGAGAGGACAGAAGAAAGAGGAGAT GGTGGTTTCTCAATGTTCATTCAGCTGATGCCCATCCTAGTCCTGATATTAGTGTCAATACTCAGCCAGATGATGGTTTCTCCTCTTCCCTACAGTCTGTACTCTCGACC GTCCACGGGTCAGACCATTAAGCGGCAGACGGAAAACCTGCACGTGTATTACTATGTCAACAAAGATTTCAAGTCCGAATATAAAGGATCTGCGTTGCAGCAGATCGAGAAAAACCTGGAGGAAGACTACGTGTCCAACGTCAGGAGTAACTGTTGGAAGGAGAGACAGACAA AAACAGACCTGCTGTATGCCGCCAAGGTGTACAGAGACGAGCGCATGCGCAAGAAGGCAGAGCTCATGACAATGGACAACTGCAAGGAGCTGGACAGACTAAATAGCCTCTTTAGAGGCGGATGA